From the genome of Deltaproteobacteria bacterium, one region includes:
- the ileS gene encoding isoleucine--tRNA ligase, giving the protein MTTEPVDLKTTIKLPQTEFPMRGNMAQREPELLQRWEAEQLQTQIEKAGEKRPLFVLHDGPPYANGHIHTGHILNKVLKDIVVKYRTMTGHRAVYVPGWDCHGLPIELQVDRDLGPKKAELSVQEIRRACREYALRFVDIQREEFKRLGVFGRWDRPYLTLSPHYEASIVRELSRLAEGGFLYKGKKPVHWCASCRTALAEAEVEYKDRTSPSVFVAFDYEGDPERLLPSLAGRKVAFLIWTTTPWTLPANLAIALHPDLAYVAVEAGDRVLVVARELAESVRALCGLTAWNVLGEIDTRAAVGTTCRHPFIDRKSLLLFADYVTLDAGSGCVHTAPGHGQEDYQTGVAHGLEIYAPVDEGGRFTADVAGFAGQQVFDANKGIVALLHRLGALLNPPEASIQHSYPHCWRCKHPVIFRATPQWFVQLEHAGLRQRALAAVDATTWVPPWGHDRIYGMIEHRPDWCLSRQRLWGVPIPALTCEDCGEVLASAAFMQHVAELFARHGADHWFTSDPEALLPPSLACSKCQGRRFRKEEDIVDVWFESGVSWAAVCEPHEELWPIDLYLEGSDQHRGWFHSSLLTAVANRGKAPYRTVLTHGFVVNEHGQPYSKSLKNYIPPETVIRSRGAELLRLWTAYVDYRNDMPFSETILTQLGESYRKIRNTARFLLGNLADFPVERWKDVEGFSQLDRWAMSSLSRLIRRCREAYETYEFHVVYRQLIEFCATDLSAFYLDVVKDRLYCEGPAARSPTQAVLYSIARALATLMAPVLPFTAEDIWAHLPRLPDDPTSVHLAQIPAPGDEDAALLEYVDALGPIRTVVLKELEAFRAQKHHSLDALVRLRLTEQDRRLIDRYAESLADLFIVSEVVVETQGSATGAVVEEASGVKCPRCWKRSPGIGTGPHPDLCPRCAGVISATGWSV; this is encoded by the coding sequence GTGACTACCGAACCGGTCGACCTGAAGACCACGATCAAGCTCCCGCAGACCGAGTTCCCGATGCGCGGGAACATGGCGCAGCGGGAACCTGAGCTTCTCCAGCGCTGGGAGGCCGAGCAGCTGCAGACCCAGATCGAAAAGGCCGGCGAGAAGCGCCCCCTTTTCGTCCTGCACGACGGGCCGCCCTACGCGAACGGCCACATCCATACGGGCCACATCCTGAACAAGGTCCTCAAGGACATCGTCGTCAAGTACCGCACGATGACCGGTCACCGCGCCGTGTACGTCCCGGGCTGGGACTGTCACGGGCTTCCGATCGAGCTCCAGGTAGACCGCGACCTGGGACCCAAGAAGGCGGAACTCTCGGTGCAAGAGATCCGGCGCGCGTGCCGCGAGTACGCCCTCCGGTTCGTCGACATCCAGCGAGAGGAGTTCAAGCGCCTCGGCGTCTTTGGCCGGTGGGATCGGCCCTACCTCACCTTGAGCCCGCACTACGAGGCCTCGATCGTGCGCGAGCTGTCCCGCCTCGCCGAAGGAGGCTTCCTCTACAAAGGGAAGAAGCCCGTCCACTGGTGCGCCTCCTGCCGCACCGCGCTGGCGGAAGCCGAGGTGGAATACAAGGACCGCACCTCCCCCTCCGTCTTCGTCGCATTCGACTACGAGGGAGATCCCGAGCGGCTGCTCCCGTCGCTGGCGGGGCGAAAAGTGGCGTTCCTCATCTGGACCACGACGCCATGGACGCTGCCGGCCAATCTGGCCATTGCGCTGCACCCCGACCTCGCCTACGTCGCCGTGGAGGCAGGCGACCGGGTGCTCGTCGTCGCGCGTGAACTGGCGGAGAGCGTGCGCGCGCTGTGCGGTCTCACGGCGTGGAACGTGCTCGGAGAGATCGACACACGCGCCGCCGTGGGCACCACCTGCCGGCATCCTTTCATCGACCGAAAGTCGCTGCTCCTCTTCGCCGACTACGTCACGCTCGACGCCGGCAGCGGGTGCGTGCACACGGCGCCTGGACACGGCCAGGAGGACTACCAGACCGGCGTGGCCCACGGCCTCGAGATCTACGCTCCGGTCGACGAGGGCGGCCGCTTCACCGCGGACGTGGCGGGCTTCGCCGGGCAGCAGGTCTTCGACGCCAACAAGGGGATCGTGGCTCTGCTCCACCGTCTCGGAGCGCTGCTCAACCCACCGGAGGCATCGATCCAGCACAGCTATCCACACTGCTGGCGCTGCAAGCACCCGGTCATCTTCCGCGCCACCCCGCAGTGGTTCGTTCAGCTCGAGCACGCCGGCCTCAGGCAGCGTGCCCTCGCGGCCGTCGACGCGACCACCTGGGTCCCGCCGTGGGGCCACGACCGCATCTACGGCATGATCGAACACCGCCCCGACTGGTGCCTCTCGCGACAGCGACTGTGGGGCGTGCCCATTCCGGCGCTGACCTGCGAGGACTGCGGGGAGGTGCTGGCCAGCGCCGCCTTCATGCAGCACGTCGCCGAGCTCTTCGCCAGGCACGGCGCAGACCACTGGTTCACGAGCGACCCCGAGGCGCTGCTCCCCCCGTCGCTCGCGTGCTCCAAGTGCCAGGGCCGGCGCTTCCGCAAGGAAGAGGACATCGTGGACGTGTGGTTCGAGTCCGGCGTCAGCTGGGCGGCCGTGTGCGAGCCCCACGAGGAGCTCTGGCCCATCGACCTCTACCTGGAGGGGAGCGACCAGCATCGCGGGTGGTTTCATTCCTCCTTGCTCACGGCGGTTGCCAACCGAGGGAAGGCCCCCTATCGCACGGTGCTGACCCATGGCTTCGTGGTGAACGAACACGGCCAGCCCTACTCGAAGAGCCTGAAGAACTACATCCCCCCCGAGACCGTCATCCGGAGCCGCGGGGCGGAGCTGCTTCGGCTGTGGACGGCGTACGTCGACTACCGCAACGACATGCCCTTCTCGGAGACGATCCTCACCCAGCTCGGCGAGTCCTACCGGAAGATCCGAAACACGGCGCGCTTCCTCCTCGGAAATCTCGCCGATTTTCCCGTCGAGCGATGGAAGGACGTCGAGGGCTTCAGCCAGCTCGACCGCTGGGCGATGAGCAGCCTTTCCCGGCTCATACGCCGCTGCCGCGAGGCGTACGAGACCTACGAGTTCCACGTCGTCTATCGTCAGCTCATTGAGTTCTGCGCGACCGACCTGAGCGCGTTCTACCTCGACGTGGTCAAGGACCGGCTCTACTGCGAGGGCCCGGCGGCGCGGAGCCCCACGCAGGCGGTCCTCTACAGCATTGCGAGGGCGCTCGCCACCCTCATGGCCCCAGTTCTTCCCTTCACCGCGGAGGACATCTGGGCTCACCTGCCGCGGCTGCCGGATGACCCGACGAGCGTCCACCTGGCGCAGATCCCCGCCCCGGGAGACGAGGACGCCGCGCTACTCGAGTACGTCGACGCGCTGGGACCCATCCGCACCGTGGTCCTGAAGGAACTGGAAGCGTTCCGCGCGCAGAAGCACCACTCGCTGGACGCCCTCGTTCGATTGCGGCTGACGGAGCAGGACCGGCGCCTCATCGACCGCTACGCCGAGTCGCTCGCCGACCTGTTCATCGTCTCCGAGGTGGTGGTCGAGACCCAGGGCTCCGCGACGGGAGCCGTCGTCGAGGAAGCCTCCGGCGTCAAGTGCCCGCGTTGCTGGAAGCGCAGTCCAGGGATCGGAACGGGCCCGCACCCGGACCTCTGCCCCCGCTGCGCAGGCGTCATTTCGGCGACAGGATGGTCCGTATGA
- a CDS encoding DNA topoisomerase VI subunit B has product MAREKGAPPRKVRAPAATVTGAALKPAKAEAAKPEPVRSEAPVEVAEGGAPRAKPRATRRTAEVLAEKQREISVSEFFTKNRHLLGFDNPAKALLTTVKEAVDNSLDACEEAGILPVVHVALQEVGEDRHRVIVEDNGPGIIKQQVPKIFGKLLYGSKFHRLKQSRGQQGIGISAAGMYGQLTTGKPVVITSRTAPGKPAHQYEIVLDTRRNAPEILAERDVEWSVEHGTRVEIELHGSYKAGRRSVDEYLEQVAIANPHAEVHYAPPKGRAPLHLARAAHELPPEPAEIKPHPYGVELGMLIKLLKESRSRNLSDALQADFSRVTAKVAEEICAVAGVSPKAKPANLTPAEMERLFRAVPKVKIMAPSTACIVPIGEDLIRRGLEREIKADLYVSVTRPPAVYRGYPFRVEAGLAYGGDLRTEIGEEGAAPLGVKAEDRGEGPITLIRFANRVPLQYQQSACAILRTVVETNWKQYGLAQPRGSLPIGPMVLLVHMASVWVPFTSESKEAIAHYPEIMKEMALALRDLGRRLASYLRQKEHLRLEARRRSIFEMYAGELAHALAKLTGKDEQRLRQRLVEMTHRHAGGDEVAELAGIGAGGDAGTEAVGPGLDGTEEPPMEAGLAADAPRSKKGGKKSAGKGKKAPEAPPPVVAKRAASRGKKR; this is encoded by the coding sequence GTGGCCCGCGAGAAGGGAGCGCCCCCGCGAAAGGTGCGGGCGCCGGCGGCGACGGTCACGGGCGCGGCGCTCAAGCCGGCGAAGGCCGAGGCTGCGAAACCTGAGCCGGTACGATCCGAGGCCCCGGTCGAGGTTGCGGAGGGCGGGGCGCCCAGAGCCAAGCCGCGGGCGACGCGTCGCACGGCGGAGGTGCTCGCCGAGAAGCAGCGGGAGATCTCGGTCAGCGAGTTCTTCACGAAGAACCGGCACCTGCTGGGCTTCGACAATCCCGCCAAGGCCCTGCTCACGACGGTCAAGGAGGCGGTGGATAACTCCCTCGACGCCTGCGAGGAGGCGGGGATCCTTCCGGTGGTCCACGTCGCCTTGCAGGAGGTGGGGGAGGATCGCCACCGCGTGATCGTGGAGGACAACGGCCCGGGGATCATCAAGCAGCAGGTGCCCAAGATCTTCGGCAAGTTGCTCTACGGCTCGAAGTTCCATCGACTGAAACAGAGCCGGGGGCAACAGGGGATCGGTATCAGCGCCGCGGGGATGTACGGGCAGCTGACGACCGGCAAGCCCGTGGTCATCACCTCGCGTACCGCGCCCGGCAAGCCTGCGCACCAGTACGAGATCGTCCTCGATACGCGACGGAACGCGCCCGAGATCCTTGCGGAGCGAGACGTCGAGTGGTCCGTCGAGCACGGCACGCGCGTCGAGATCGAGCTCCACGGCAGCTACAAGGCGGGCCGCCGCTCGGTGGACGAGTACCTGGAGCAGGTCGCCATTGCGAACCCGCACGCGGAGGTGCACTACGCCCCGCCGAAGGGGCGCGCGCCGCTGCACCTCGCACGCGCGGCGCACGAACTGCCTCCCGAGCCGGCAGAGATCAAGCCCCACCCGTATGGGGTCGAGCTGGGCATGCTCATCAAGCTGCTCAAGGAGTCCCGCTCGCGCAACCTCTCCGACGCGCTACAGGCCGATTTCAGCCGCGTCACGGCCAAGGTGGCCGAGGAGATTTGCGCCGTGGCGGGGGTGAGCCCCAAGGCCAAGCCCGCGAACCTCACCCCGGCCGAGATGGAGCGCCTCTTCCGCGCCGTGCCGAAGGTGAAGATCATGGCCCCCTCCACGGCGTGCATCGTGCCGATCGGGGAGGACCTGATCCGTCGCGGGCTGGAGCGCGAGATCAAGGCCGACCTCTACGTTTCCGTCACGCGGCCTCCGGCGGTCTATCGGGGCTACCCGTTCCGCGTCGAGGCGGGCCTCGCCTACGGCGGAGACCTTCGTACGGAGATCGGCGAGGAGGGAGCCGCGCCCCTCGGGGTGAAGGCGGAGGACCGCGGGGAGGGCCCGATTACGCTCATCCGCTTCGCCAATCGCGTCCCGCTGCAGTACCAGCAGTCGGCGTGTGCAATCTTGCGCACGGTCGTAGAGACGAACTGGAAGCAGTACGGGCTGGCCCAGCCACGTGGGAGCTTGCCTATCGGCCCGATGGTGCTGCTCGTCCACATGGCGTCGGTGTGGGTCCCCTTCACCTCCGAGAGCAAGGAGGCCATCGCCCACTATCCAGAGATCATGAAGGAGATGGCCCTGGCGCTCAGGGACCTGGGGCGACGGCTGGCCTCTTATCTGCGGCAGAAAGAGCACCTGCGGCTCGAGGCGCGCCGGCGGAGCATCTTCGAGATGTACGCGGGCGAGCTCGCGCATGCGCTGGCGAAGCTCACGGGGAAGGACGAGCAGCGCCTGCGGCAGCGCCTCGTCGAGATGACGCATCGACACGCGGGTGGAGACGAGGTAGCCGAACTCGCGGGCATCGGGGCGGGGGGGGACGCCGGGACCGAGGCCGTTGGGCCGGGACTCGACGGAACGGAGGAGCCGCCGATGGAGGCCGGTCTCGCAGCCGACGCGCCCCGCTCCAAGAAGGGCGGCAAGAAGAGCGCCGGCAAGGGGAAGAAAGCTCCGGAGGCCCCACCACCCGTCGTGGCCAAGCGCGCCGCTAGCCGCGGCAAGAAGCGATAG
- a CDS encoding DNA topoisomerase IV subunit A, with protein sequence MVAMDNRDKKTLRKLVGLAEGVVRDVHADKDPVLDIPSRSLSNVTFDEKKSIIELGDQRQARQLFNVAHARKFMQTFLVAEACKVLLDSGKTTSIRDLYYMTKHTIGGTRQNTFEEQEESDPIIEDLEVTIDSLREELHLFASNRGAMVGPLTIVDSGDEIDLRRLGSGGWSVPSIVEENVIQFKKSEAKFVLLVEKDAVWRRLNEDKFWSSRGCVLLHGQGMASRGVRRLLYRLHHELKLPIYVLVDNDPWGFYIYSVVKQGSINLAYESVRMAVPAARFVGLSSFDREKFALPDNVTIKLDDQDERRAKQMLAYPWFAHRGWQRELRTMLQAGVKLELEALSAKGISFISEEYLPRKFAEKDWLA encoded by the coding sequence ATAGTCGCCATGGACAACAGGGACAAGAAGACGCTTCGCAAGCTGGTCGGGTTGGCCGAGGGGGTCGTGCGTGACGTCCACGCCGACAAGGACCCGGTGCTCGACATCCCGAGCCGCAGTCTGAGCAACGTTACCTTCGACGAGAAGAAGTCGATTATCGAGCTGGGGGACCAGAGGCAAGCCCGGCAGCTCTTCAACGTCGCGCACGCTCGCAAGTTCATGCAGACGTTTCTCGTCGCGGAAGCGTGCAAGGTCTTGCTCGATTCGGGAAAGACGACGAGCATCCGCGACCTCTACTACATGACGAAGCACACCATCGGAGGCACGCGGCAGAACACCTTCGAGGAGCAGGAGGAGAGCGACCCGATTATCGAGGACCTAGAGGTCACGATCGATTCGTTGCGGGAGGAGCTGCATCTCTTCGCCTCGAATCGCGGCGCCATGGTGGGGCCTTTGACGATCGTGGATTCGGGCGACGAGATCGATTTGCGCCGCCTGGGCTCGGGCGGGTGGTCGGTGCCGAGCATCGTCGAGGAGAACGTCATCCAGTTCAAGAAGTCGGAGGCGAAGTTCGTGCTCCTCGTGGAGAAGGATGCCGTATGGCGGCGCCTGAACGAGGACAAGTTCTGGTCGAGTCGCGGGTGTGTGCTCCTACACGGGCAGGGGATGGCTTCGCGGGGCGTGCGCCGGTTGCTCTACCGCCTGCACCACGAGCTGAAGCTTCCCATCTACGTGCTGGTGGATAACGACCCCTGGGGCTTCTACATCTACTCCGTGGTCAAGCAAGGGAGCATCAACCTGGCCTACGAGAGCGTTCGGATGGCGGTGCCAGCGGCCCGCTTCGTCGGGCTCTCGTCCTTCGACCGGGAGAAGTTCGCCTTGCCGGACAACGTCACGATCAAGCTGGATGACCAGGACGAGCGCCGCGCCAAGCAGATGTTGGCCTACCCGTGGTTCGCCCACCGGGGGTGGCAGAGAGAGCTTCGTACGATGCTGCAGGCCGGCGTGAAGCTCGAGCTCGAGGCCTTGTCCGCCAAGGGGATCAGCTTCATCTCCGAGGAATACCTGCCCCGGAAGTTCGCTGAGAAGGACTGGCTCGCCTGA
- a CDS encoding TonB family protein, with product MLAGAVAVALCGVATAGSGSDKSPDFWSEIARPGLKKLLADLERGQKLATAAAQARTKEGRRRGLEEALSYFLRALRVDPTYAEAHALAGKVQYDLGLTKEAVASLLAVRRLGGGKGEEYSIAFKLGIGYSKLGEFEKAVQEYDRADRIAIVEAGGAPQARSIRATLQANAAESLMALGQLDESIQRYRTAVDLDGSNSLAWWGLAVALDRDEQVSRATVALTRAMAGDAEMRRLSSEDVFFVPAGDLHYYHALGHLARGRNKEAKQAFEAFLSELPRSMWAYRARAHLAVLGAAPSAPRVPAAKRLAPAPAAGATDVDVIAQDRIGIRHRVRSSIYQLQRCYQKELAQKPDVMGRLRVSFVVSLKGKATAVKVVQSTISRATLQRCVVDVIRGLQFTEPASKRPVSVSYPLEFKPN from the coding sequence TTGCTCGCCGGTGCCGTGGCAGTCGCGCTCTGCGGCGTCGCCACCGCGGGCAGCGGCTCCGACAAGTCGCCGGATTTCTGGAGCGAGATCGCTCGTCCAGGGCTGAAGAAGCTCCTGGCCGACCTCGAGCGCGGGCAGAAGCTGGCCACGGCCGCGGCGCAAGCTCGGACGAAGGAGGGCCGTCGGCGGGGGCTCGAGGAGGCCCTGAGCTACTTCCTCCGCGCGCTGCGCGTCGACCCGACGTACGCCGAAGCGCATGCGCTCGCCGGGAAGGTGCAGTACGACCTCGGCCTGACGAAGGAGGCCGTGGCGTCGCTGCTGGCCGTGCGTCGGCTTGGCGGGGGAAAAGGAGAGGAGTACTCGATCGCCTTCAAGCTCGGGATCGGCTACTCCAAGCTGGGAGAGTTCGAGAAGGCGGTGCAGGAGTACGACCGCGCGGACCGTATCGCCATCGTGGAGGCGGGTGGCGCGCCCCAGGCGCGTAGCATTCGCGCAACGCTTCAGGCCAACGCGGCCGAGTCGCTCATGGCGCTCGGTCAGCTCGACGAATCGATCCAGCGCTATCGGACGGCGGTGGACCTAGATGGGAGCAATAGCCTGGCATGGTGGGGGCTGGCGGTGGCGCTCGACCGGGACGAGCAGGTGTCCAGGGCGACGGTGGCGCTGACGCGGGCCATGGCCGGCGACGCGGAGATGCGTAGGCTTTCCAGCGAGGACGTCTTCTTTGTGCCCGCCGGGGACCTCCACTACTACCACGCCCTCGGCCACCTAGCTCGAGGGCGCAACAAGGAAGCGAAGCAGGCCTTCGAAGCGTTCTTGAGCGAGCTCCCGCGTAGCATGTGGGCCTATCGTGCGCGCGCGCACCTGGCCGTCCTGGGGGCGGCGCCGAGCGCCCCACGCGTGCCGGCCGCCAAGCGGCTGGCGCCCGCTCCCGCGGCGGGAGCTACGGACGTGGACGTCATCGCCCAGGACCGCATCGGGATCCGGCATCGCGTGCGGAGCTCCATCTATCAGCTGCAGCGCTGCTATCAGAAGGAGCTGGCGCAGAAGCCGGATGTGATGGGGCGCCTGCGCGTGTCGTTCGTGGTGTCATTGAAGGGGAAGGCGACGGCCGTCAAGGTGGTGCAGAGCACGATCAGCCGGGCCACCCTGCAGCGGTGCGTCGTGGACGTCATTCGCGGGCTTCAATTCACCGAGCCTGCGTCGAAGCGACCGGTCAGCGTCAGCTACCCCCTCGAGTTCAAGCCCAACTGA
- a CDS encoding EutN/CcmL family microcompartment protein: MFVGRVVGTVWATVKWPELEGLKFLTVRPHHVSDLVAGDGDRLPACHDLVVCADVLGAGVGEDVVVAYGHAGRVALHEVLGQDDLTAYPIDAAVVAIVDRMEVQRSDP; the protein is encoded by the coding sequence ATGTTCGTCGGCCGCGTCGTCGGTACCGTGTGGGCCACTGTGAAGTGGCCCGAGCTCGAGGGGCTGAAGTTCCTCACGGTCCGTCCCCACCACGTCTCGGATCTCGTGGCGGGAGACGGCGACCGACTGCCGGCCTGCCACGACCTCGTCGTGTGCGCGGACGTCCTCGGCGCGGGGGTCGGTGAGGACGTCGTCGTCGCCTACGGGCACGCCGGCCGCGTCGCCCTCCACGAGGTGCTCGGCCAGGACGACCTCACGGCCTATCCGATCGACGCCGCGGTAGTCGCGATCGTGGACCGGATGGAGGTGCAAAGGAGCGATCCCTGA
- a CDS encoding ethanolamine utilization protein EutN, translating to MIRGRVIGEVWATRRTKGLDGRKLLLVAAEHADQLVVAMDQLDAGAGDRVLVTWGSGARLAIGPHESGRRLLCDAAIAQVVDGASDREEER from the coding sequence ATGATTCGCGGACGCGTCATCGGCGAGGTATGGGCCACTCGGCGCACGAAGGGGCTCGACGGGCGGAAGCTGCTCCTCGTGGCTGCCGAGCACGCAGACCAGCTCGTGGTGGCGATGGACCAGCTCGACGCCGGTGCCGGCGACCGGGTACTCGTGACGTGGGGGAGCGGGGCCCGGCTGGCCATTGGACCGCACGAGTCTGGCCGGCGGCTACTATGCGACGCAGCGATTGCGCAGGTCGTCGATGGCGCGAGCGACCGCGAGGAGGAGCGTTAG
- a CDS encoding EutN/CcmL family microcompartment protein, with product MILGQVIGTLWSTRKHAALERRKLVLVRPYAYYLPAHDTELVVAVDELDAGPGDDVLLCLGSPARWALGGRNLPVDATVMGIVDRCQLERAAFTPEARRPLAFLGGRTPRRTEWL from the coding sequence GTGATCCTGGGACAGGTCATCGGGACGCTCTGGAGTACCCGCAAACACGCCGCGCTCGAGCGTCGCAAGCTCGTGCTCGTTCGCCCCTACGCCTACTACCTGCCAGCCCACGACACCGAGCTCGTCGTGGCCGTGGACGAACTCGACGCCGGCCCAGGCGATGACGTGCTCCTTTGCCTCGGCTCGCCGGCACGCTGGGCGCTCGGCGGCCGCAACCTCCCGGTGGATGCAACCGTCATGGGTATCGTGGATCGCTGTCAGCTCGAACGCGCCGCGTTCACGCCGGAGGCGCGGCGCCCACTGGCCTTCCTCGGCGGGCGAACGCCACGGCGCACGGAGTGGCTATGA
- a CDS encoding EutN/CcmL family microcompartment protein, with translation MRLAQVMGQVWGARQAPGLDGVRLLVVRPADAGAPPRPQAQSALPSPPEAAALPCFIAADALGAGPGEWVLVAHGSRCRDLTLGPLAPTKDVVVAIVDAADWHLGPEGEQ, from the coding sequence ATGCGGCTGGCTCAGGTCATGGGGCAGGTGTGGGGCGCTCGACAGGCGCCCGGACTCGACGGCGTACGGCTGCTCGTGGTGCGCCCGGCAGATGCGGGAGCTCCACCCCGACCGCAGGCACAATCCGCACTTCCCTCCCCGCCAGAGGCCGCGGCGCTCCCGTGCTTCATCGCCGCAGATGCCCTTGGTGCAGGCCCGGGGGAGTGGGTTCTCGTCGCCCACGGCAGCCGCTGCCGAGACCTGACGCTCGGTCCTCTGGCTCCGACGAAGGACGTGGTGGTCGCCATCGTGGACGCTGCCGACTGGCACCTCGGACCGGAAGGCGAGCAGTGA
- a CDS encoding serine/threonine protein kinase translates to MALSPGEALSPGVTVGDLRIGACLAIGPSGAVHECENRLAGKRCAIRLFSADLALDPVHWGRYTNDALRVGQLSLPSIATIFTTGEAADGQKYVVEELVGGTCLREVLTKHAPLSRRVVVPLMRELCGALAMLHQRGHAHRWLHAGNVRVFLQSDRPPAVKLLDFGQWHLQPPLAELGRRPAAAAACVAPETLRGGHPGAEADVYALGVLLYQMTTGRLPFLGETFALTLEKAGNDQLVPPAHWAQMPPELDQAIVRALERDPRRRTRSVEALLGELDPAWITAQHAAPVQATSGPLRDVVSRELTLPTVEALHPWGLGERVSREDDVDAAPAEAPRKGRRGRRASPAPRIEGLASRRAKWLYLGLGIALVLFAGALLLLFSEDGGDPTDDTKRPGKSVPRPPRRSPPGPGEGRPPSGGRTPRPGPALAGTSTPAAPSPPTPSETADAAAPGGSVARDPAVRPLSRAHMARGSELRRYQPPTFGSLRVTGVLPRAQIFLDGQLVGRGPQLTLPRVASGRHRLHLVVDGVAQPAREVQLAANAEVAVSF, encoded by the coding sequence ATGGCGCTGAGTCCTGGAGAAGCGCTGTCCCCCGGCGTAACCGTGGGAGACCTCCGTATCGGGGCCTGTCTCGCCATCGGCCCCTCCGGCGCGGTTCACGAGTGCGAGAACCGCCTGGCGGGCAAGCGGTGCGCGATACGCCTCTTCTCCGCGGACCTCGCGCTGGACCCCGTCCACTGGGGGCGCTACACGAACGACGCGCTGCGCGTCGGACAGCTGTCGCTTCCCTCCATCGCCACCATCTTCACCACCGGCGAGGCGGCCGACGGGCAGAAATACGTGGTCGAGGAACTCGTCGGCGGCACCTGCCTGCGCGAGGTCTTGACCAAGCACGCGCCGCTCTCGCGCCGTGTGGTGGTGCCGCTCATGCGCGAGCTCTGCGGCGCCCTGGCCATGCTACACCAACGCGGTCACGCTCACCGATGGCTCCACGCGGGCAACGTTCGCGTCTTCCTGCAGAGCGATCGCCCGCCGGCCGTCAAGCTCCTCGACTTCGGCCAGTGGCACCTACAGCCGCCGCTCGCGGAGCTCGGACGACGACCCGCGGCCGCAGCGGCGTGCGTCGCCCCCGAGACGTTGCGCGGCGGCCATCCGGGGGCGGAGGCAGACGTCTACGCTCTCGGTGTGCTGCTCTACCAGATGACCACGGGTCGCCTGCCCTTTCTTGGCGAGACCTTCGCCCTCACACTGGAGAAGGCGGGCAACGATCAGCTCGTCCCACCGGCGCACTGGGCGCAGATGCCGCCGGAGCTCGACCAAGCCATCGTACGCGCGCTGGAACGAGACCCTCGCAGGCGAACGCGCTCCGTCGAAGCGCTCCTCGGTGAGCTGGACCCGGCCTGGATCACCGCACAACACGCTGCGCCCGTCCAGGCCACCTCCGGTCCGCTGCGCGACGTCGTGTCGCGCGAGCTGACCCTGCCCACCGTGGAGGCCCTCCACCCGTGGGGTCTCGGCGAACGCGTGAGCCGCGAGGACGACGTGGACGCCGCACCCGCCGAGGCGCCGCGCAAGGGACGGCGCGGACGTCGCGCCTCCCCAGCGCCCCGCATCGAGGGCCTCGCTTCCCGACGCGCAAAGTGGCTCTATCTCGGGCTCGGCATTGCCCTCGTGCTCTTCGCGGGGGCGCTGCTGTTGCTCTTCTCCGAGGACGGAGGAGACCCGACCGACGATACGAAACGACCGGGCAAGTCTGTCCCCCGCCCCCCCCGCAGGTCGCCCCCCGGGCCCGGCGAAGGAAGGCCCCCGTCGGGAGGACGCACGCCGCGCCCGGGTCCCGCGCTCGCCGGCACCTCGACGCCTGCCGCGCCGTCGCCCCCCACTCCAAGCGAAACGGCCGACGCCGCCGCTCCCGGCGGCAGCGTGGCGCGCGATCCGGCAGTGCGTCCCCTGTCGCGCGCGCACATGGCTCGCGGCTCCGAACTGCGCCGCTACCAGCCCCCGACCTTCGGCTCGCTGCGCGTCACCGGCGTACTGCCTCGCGCCCAGATCTTCCTCGACGGACAGCTCGTGGGACGGGGTCCTCAGCTGACGCTCCCGCGGGTGGCCTCCGGACGGCATCGCCTCCATCTGGTCGTGGATGGCGTCGCCCAGCCGGCACGCGAGGTCCAGCTTGCCGCCAACGCCGAAGTGGCGGTCTCTTTCTGA
- a CDS encoding deoxynucleoside kinase, with protein sequence MRSGPKAPYVAIEGPIGVGKSSLAPLVAADLGARILLEEVEENPFLPLFYGDRARYAMQTQLSFLLSRYHQQQRVLQGDLFAQGGVVSDYILAKDRIFAAINLSTEEFALYDRLWAVLHPRAPQPDLVVLLMAEMGVLLDRIDRRGRPYERSLDRSYLEEICRRYGEYFAGYADSPLLVVDTSEIDFIHRDADRADLLAVIREHRSGVRYYKPLGSGAA encoded by the coding sequence ATGCGTTCTGGCCCCAAGGCTCCGTACGTTGCCATCGAGGGTCCCATCGGGGTGGGGAAGTCGTCCCTGGCCCCGCTCGTCGCGGCCGACCTGGGGGCGCGCATCTTGCTGGAAGAGGTGGAGGAGAACCCTTTCCTGCCGCTCTTTTACGGGGACCGCGCGCGCTACGCGATGCAGACGCAGCTCTCCTTCCTGCTCTCCCGCTATCACCAGCAGCAGCGCGTCCTGCAGGGGGACCTCTTCGCGCAGGGAGGGGTCGTCAGCGACTATATCCTGGCAAAGGATCGTATTTTCGCGGCGATCAACCTCTCGACCGAGGAGTTCGCGCTCTACGACCGGCTCTGGGCCGTGCTGCACCCGCGGGCCCCGCAGCCGGATCTGGTCGTCCTGTTGATGGCGGAGATGGGTGTGCTATTAGATCGTATAGACCGTCGAGGGCGCCCCTACGAACGCTCCCTGGACAGGTCATATTTGGAGGAAATCTGTCGGCGGTACGGTGAGTACTTCGCCGGTTACGCGGACAGCCCGCTCTTGGTGGTGGATACCTCGGAGATCGACTTCATTCACAGGGACGCGGATCGCGCGGACCTGTTGGCGGTCATCCGGGAGCATCGGAGCGGAGTCAGGTATTACAAACCGCTCGGATCGGGCGCGGCCTGA